Proteins from one Sarcophilus harrisii chromosome 2, mSarHar1.11, whole genome shotgun sequence genomic window:
- the VCPKMT gene encoding protein-lysine methyltransferase METTL21D isoform X2, with amino-acid sequence MAAAAKEALYSFVRPLEKRDGTVLRLQQYGLGGVGCVVWDAAIVLAKYLETQHFSGAIAGTHALRQRSVLELGAGTGAVGLMAASLGADVTVTDLEELQDLLKLNIKMNEHLITGSVQAKVLKWGEERKDCFSPPDYILMADCIYYEESLEPLLKTLKDLSGPKTCIICCYEQRTMGKNPEIERKYFELLQLDFDLEKIPLEKHDEEYRSEDIHILYIRKKK; translated from the exons ATGGCTGCGGCAGCGAAGGAGGCGCTTTATAGCTTCGTGCGCCCGCTGGAAAAGCGGGACGGGACGGTGCTGCGGCTCCAGCAGTACGGCTTAGGCGGCGTAGGCTGTGTGGTGTGGGACGCTGCCATCGTCCTGGCCAAGTACCTGGAGACTCAGCATTTCTCGGGCGCCATTGCTGGGACTCACGCGCTGCGCCAGAGATCCGTGCTGGAACTGGGAGCTGGCACCGGCGCCGTGGGGCTCATGGCAGCCAGCCTCGG GGCAGATGTTACAGTCACAGATCTGGAGGAGCTACAGGACTTGCttaaattgaatattaaaatgaATGAGCATCTCATCACTGGTTCTGTGCAAGCCAAGGTACTGAAATG gggtgaagaaagaaaagactgtTTCTCTCCACCTGATTACATATTGATGGCTGACTGTATATActatgaagag TCTTTGGAACCCTTACTAAAAACTTTAAAGGATCTCAGTGGACCTAAGACCTGCATCATATGTTGTTATGAACAACGAACTATGGGGAAAAAtccagaaatagagagaaagtaTTTTGAG cTCCTCCAGTTGGATTTTGACTTGGAAAAGATTCCTTTGGAAAAGCATGATGAAGAATATCGGAGTGaagatattcatattttatacatcagaaagaaaaaatg A
- the VCPKMT gene encoding protein-lysine methyltransferase METTL21D isoform X1, which produces MAAAAKEALYSFVRPLEKRDGTVLRLQQYGLGGVGCVVWDAAIVLAKYLETQHFSGAIAGTHALRQRSVLELGAGTGAVGLMAASLGADVTVTDLEELQDLLKLNIKMNEHLITGSVQAKVLKWGEERKDCFSPPDYILMADCIYYEESLEPLLKTLKDLSGPKTCIICCYEQRTMGKNPEIERKYFELLQLDFDLEKIPLEKHDEEYRSEDIHILYIRKKKCHQGDFKWRGVAEND; this is translated from the exons ATGGCTGCGGCAGCGAAGGAGGCGCTTTATAGCTTCGTGCGCCCGCTGGAAAAGCGGGACGGGACGGTGCTGCGGCTCCAGCAGTACGGCTTAGGCGGCGTAGGCTGTGTGGTGTGGGACGCTGCCATCGTCCTGGCCAAGTACCTGGAGACTCAGCATTTCTCGGGCGCCATTGCTGGGACTCACGCGCTGCGCCAGAGATCCGTGCTGGAACTGGGAGCTGGCACCGGCGCCGTGGGGCTCATGGCAGCCAGCCTCGG GGCAGATGTTACAGTCACAGATCTGGAGGAGCTACAGGACTTGCttaaattgaatattaaaatgaATGAGCATCTCATCACTGGTTCTGTGCAAGCCAAGGTACTGAAATG gggtgaagaaagaaaagactgtTTCTCTCCACCTGATTACATATTGATGGCTGACTGTATATActatgaagag TCTTTGGAACCCTTACTAAAAACTTTAAAGGATCTCAGTGGACCTAAGACCTGCATCATATGTTGTTATGAACAACGAACTATGGGGAAAAAtccagaaatagagagaaagtaTTTTGAG cTCCTCCAGTTGGATTTTGACTTGGAAAAGATTCCTTTGGAAAAGCATGATGAAGAATATCGGAGTGaagatattcatattttatacatcagaaagaaaaaatg